A genomic region of Xiphophorus couchianus chromosome 18, X_couchianus-1.0, whole genome shotgun sequence contains the following coding sequences:
- the zpld1b gene encoding zona pellucida-like domain-containing protein 1: MIPGKPLSGARMAQTCFLLLLIGNAISVSTQFNGYNCDANYHSRFPAERDISIYCGVQTITLKINFCPVLYSGYTAADLALNGQHGDAQCRGFVNNNTFPTAVLFSISLSTLEACGNSLVVSTAHGVNAYGNMSLVQIGNISGYIDTPDPPTIISYLPGLQYKFSCSYPLEYLVNNSQLASSSAAVSVKDSNGTFVSTLSMILYNDSTYSQPLSIPMTGLALKTRVFAAVKATNLDKRWNILMDYCYTTPSGNPNDELRYDLFFGCSKDPQTTVFENGKSQMGRFSFEVFRFVKHRHQKMSTVFLHCVTKLCRADDCIMLIPICGRRRRRDGEQSLDSRPVASGSAVITAGPIITRSDETPVNNSQLAIGNSSRPLNALTIALISGVAILGGVCVGFLVLSLRLLQKSRLPTAAASGVWNPSFN; this comes from the exons ATGATCCCGGGCAAACCTCTGTCAGGCGCCAGAATGGCACAGACCTGCTTCCTCCTCCTGTTAATTGGGAACGCCATCTCGGTTTCCACGCAGTTTAACGGATACAACTGTGACGCCAACTACCACAGCAGGTTTCctg CCGAGCGAGACATCAGCATTTACTGCGGGGTCCAAACCATCACCCTGAAGATCAATTTCTGTCCCGTGCTCTACTCGGGCTACACAGCCGCAGACCTGGCCCTGAACGGCCAGCACGGCGACGCTCAGTGCCGCGGCTTTGTCAACAACAACACGTTCCCCACCGCCGTCCTGTTCAGCATCAGCCTCAGCACTCTGGAGGCCTGCGGCAACAGCCTGGTG GTCAGCACAGCTCACGGGGTCAACGCCTACGGGAACATGTCTCTGGTGCAAATTGGGAATATCTCAGGATACATCGACACCCCCGACCCGCCGACTATAATCAGCTACCTGCCTGGTTTGCAGTACAAGTTCAGCTGCAGCTACCCGTTAGAGTACCTGGTCAATAACTCACAGCTGGCGTC ctcgTCTGCCGCCGTGTCAGTGAAGGACAGCAACGGCACGTTTGTTAGCACGCTCAGTATGATCCTGTACAAT GACTCTACGTACAGTCAGCCCCTGTCGATCCCAATGACCGGCCTTGCTCTGAAAACCAGAGTGTTTGCTGCTGTAAAAGCTACCAACTTAGACAAACG ATGGAATATCTTGATGGACTACTGTTACACCACCCCCTCGGGGAATCCTAATGATGAACTCCGCTATGACCTTTTCTTCGG ATGCTCCAAAGATCCACAGACGACCGTTTTCGAGAACGGGAAGAGTCAGATGGGGCGTTTCTCCTTCGAGGTCTTCCGATTCGTGAAGCACAGACACCAGAAGATGTCCACCGTGTTTCTGCACTGTGTCACCAAGCTTTGCAGGGCGGATGACTGCATCATGCTCATCCCG ATTTGTGGGCGACGGCGCAGGAGGGATGGAGAGCAGAGCCTTGATTCCCGGCCAGTGGCGTCTGGGAGCGCCGTTATCACGGCCGGGCCAATCATCACCAGGAGTG ATGAAACACCTGTCAACAACTCTCAACTTG CAATTGGCAACTCCTCCCGGCCATTAAACGCTTTGACCATCGCTCTGATCTCGGGTGTGGCCATACTGGGCGGAGTCTGTGTTGGCTTCCTGGTTTTGTCGCTCCGCCTCCTGCAAAAGTCCCGCCTCCCGACAGCTGCAGCCTCTGGTGTTTGGAATCCCAGCTTTAATTGA
- the LOC114161503 gene encoding uncharacterized protein LOC114161503, translated as MAGIVTDRETVRLLMRLLDPNGVDLRAQNRLRRRLYVSRGPNYVWHIDGYDKLKPYGICINGCIDGFSRKMIWLEANKTNSDPHIIAGYFIDAVMEYNGFPQKIRMDHGTENTYVAAMQRFLHNTENENGFESVILGPSTGNQRIERWWCTLRSECAQFWMDHFDQLKADGYFVDSFLDKSLIQFCFLQTIQVELDQVVHTWNDHRIRSTNNPRAPPGRPTLMHGVPNLYGVPNFLQSANLTKLEICIEDCRFKDFPCDVDVFHLCTELMTEHRLVMTDDVYEITNLYVRLRQMISDGLRE; from the exons ATGGCTGGCATAGTCACAGACAGGGAAACAGTACGTCTTTTGATGCGCCTATTGGATCCCAATGGGGTTGACCTGCGTGCACAAAATCGCTTGAGACGACGCTTATATGTCAGTCGGGGACCAAACTATGTCTGGCACATCGATGGGTACGACAAATTAAAGCCTTATGGGATATGTATTAATGGATGCATAGATGGCTTTTCAAGGAAAATGATCTGGCTAGAAGCTAATAAGACTAATAGTGACCCTCACATTATTGCTGGCTATTTCATTGATGCTGTGATGGAGTATAATGGATTTCCACAAAAGATACGAATGGATCATGGCACAGAGAACACTTATGTGGCAGCGATGCAAAGATTTCTGCACAACACCGAGAATGAAAATGGTTTTGAATCTGTTATTCTCGGTCCGAGTACAGGAAATCAAAGGATAGAGCGATGGTGGTGCACTTTAAGAAGTGAATGTGCGCAATTTTGGATGGACCATTTCGACCAGCTTAAAGCCGATGGCTATTTTGTTGACAGCTTTCTGGACAAATCACTGATCCAGTTTTGCTTCCTACAAACAATACAG gTGGAGCTGGATCAAGTTGTCCATACATGGAATGACCATCGTATACGATCTACAAATAATCCTCGGGCTCCTCCTGGTCGTCCCACATTAATGCATGGTGTTCCCAACCTGTATGGGGTTCCAAACTTTTTACAGTCTGCTAATCTAACAAAGCTGGAAATATGTATAGAAGATTGTCGTTTCAAGGACTTTCCCTGTGATGTCGATGTATTTCACTTATGCACTGAACTCATGACTGAGCACAGACTGGTAATGACAGATGATGTGTATGAAATTACTAATCTTTATGTAAGACTCCGTCAAATGATCAGTGACGGGCTGAGGGAATAG